The Candidatus Desulfofervidus auxilii DNA segment GACATCTGATTGTTATAAGGCCTATATCGCTTGCCTGGCAAAGTTTTGTGAAGAGGAAGGACTGCGGCATTTAGATGAAACAGGCATTGCCAGAGTATTGGAGTATAGTATAGAATTAAGCGGGGATAAAGAAAAATTAACATTAAAGATGCGAGAAATTAATGATATTTTAAAAGAAGCTAATTACTGGGCTATTCAGACAGAAAGTGAGTTTGTTAAGGCAGAGCATGTACAAAAGGCTATAGAGGAAAAACAACATCGTTCCAGTCTTTTACAAGAAAAGACTTATGATTTATTTAAAAGGAATTTGCTCTGGATAGAAACTGATGGTGCTAAAATAGGTCAAATTAATGGGTTAGCTATAGCAGACCTTGGAGATTACACATTTGGGTATCCTCATCGGATTACCGCTACCGTAGCCTTAGGAAAGGAAGGAGTAATTGATATTGAACGCGAGGCCAAATTAGGGGGAAATATTCATACTAAGGGAATGATGATTCTCACCAGTTATTTTAAAGAACATTTTGCCCATAATAAGCCTCTTAGTTTAGAAGCTACAATTTGTTTTGAGCAAAGCTATGGTATGGTGGAAGGAGATAGTGCTTCGGCTGCGGAATTACTTGCTTTACTTTCTGTTATTGGTAAAGTGCCTTTGTTTCAGGGTATTGCCATTACGGGGTCAGTTAGTCAAAAGGGAGAAATTCAACCCATAGGAGGTGTGAATCAAAAGATAGAGGGGTTTTTTAGAATATGTGAAACAAAAGGCTTAACAGGAAAACAGGGAGTAATTATTCCTAAGAGGAATGTGCGTAATCTTATGCTAAAGGAAGACATTATTGAGGCGGTAAAGAAAGGTGATTTTTCTATTTGGGCAGTAGAAACCATTGAACAGGCAATTGAGATTATGACCGGCAAGCCAGCAGGGAAGTTGCAACCTGATGGTAAATATCCTGAAGGAAGCGTATTTTCTCAAGTAGATATGGCTTTAGAAAAGATGGCTGAACGGGCAAAGAGCTTTGAAAAAGAAGAAAAGTAGGAGGCGTTATGACTAAGAAAATAGGTATCCTGGTGGCTGATTTATATCAAGATTTAGAAGTGTGGTATCCCCTTTTACGTTTAAAAGAAGCAGGGATAGAAGTAATAGTAATTGGAGCAGAAAAAAATAAGGTTTATAAGAGCAAACATGGATATGAAATTAAAAGCGATATCAGTGCTAAGGAAATCAAGGCAGAAACACTGGATGGCCTTATTATACCTGGTGGATATGCACCTGACATTATGAGGCGTTATCCGGAGATGGTTAACCTGGTAAAGACTATTTATGAACAGGGTAAAGTAGTGGCAGCTATCTGTCATGGAGGCTGGATGCTTGCCTCAGCTAAAATTCTCTCTGGTAAAACCGTAACCAGTTTTTTTGCCATAAAGGACGACCTTGAACATGCTGGAGCTAGATTTGTAGATGCTGAGGTGGTAGTTGATGGTAATCTTATTACCTCACGAAAACCAGAAGACCTACCTATGTTTGTTAAAGAAATCATTAAAGCATTACAGGATTAAGGTGCCAGAAACTCACTTAAAAGTGAAACTTTTGACCATGACTCCCCATGCCTTGGCAACAATTTATGCTGCTTGCAAACAGTGTTATTCTAGTGAAAATGCACCTCGCATTTTTGCCCAGGCCATTAAAGGTATCCCATCTAAGCAAAAGCAGGAAGACTTTGTTAAAAATATTGTGGCCTCAGGTCATGAGTCTGTAATTGAACATGTCTCTTTTACCTTTGCTATTTCCGGTATTTCTAGGGCATTGAGTCATCAATTAGTGCGTCATCGGATTGCTTCTTATTCTCAGCAAAGCCAGCGATATGTTAAGGCAAAAAATTTTTATTATATTATTCCTCCCACTATTTCTAAAGACCCCGAATTAAAGGCCATTTTTAAAAAGACAATGAAGGAAATTCAAAAAACCTATGACATAATTGTAGAGAAATTGGAAG contains these protein-coding regions:
- the thyX gene encoding FAD-dependent thymidylate synthase, translating into MPETHLKVKLLTMTPHALATIYAACKQCYSSENAPRIFAQAIKGIPSKQKQEDFVKNIVASGHESVIEHVSFTFAISGISRALSHQLVRHRIASYSQQSQRYVKAKNFYYIIPPTISKDPELKAIFKKTMKEIQKTYDIIVEKLEARGIKGEKAHQDARFILPNACETKIVVTMNCRSLLNFFALRCCERAQWEIRALANTMLKICKEKLPAVFAEAGPKCERLGYCPEGRFSCGRKPLKNEFLAKE
- a CDS encoding type 1 glutamine amidotransferase domain-containing protein, whose protein sequence is MTKKIGILVADLYQDLEVWYPLLRLKEAGIEVIVIGAEKNKVYKSKHGYEIKSDISAKEIKAETLDGLIIPGGYAPDIMRRYPEMVNLVKTIYEQGKVVAAICHGGWMLASAKILSGKTVTSFFAIKDDLEHAGARFVDAEVVVDGNLITSRKPEDLPMFVKEIIKALQD